One part of the Malus sylvestris chromosome 2, drMalSylv7.2, whole genome shotgun sequence genome encodes these proteins:
- the LOC126599143 gene encoding uncharacterized protein LOC126599143, which translates to MCTNEYAIFDSDGGLFIYCSFKVKLHLITLRIVSGFITIIAFLGKSSGILLTGLPINEVNAWKILVVFVIVGWILIDACPEYSLSTVPACSFLLGWYTSPSDSFSSL; encoded by the exons ATGTGCACTAATGAGTATGCTATATTTGACAGTgatggtggattattcatttactGTTCTTTTAAAGTTAAATTGCATTTGATTACACTCAGAATTGTTAGTGGATTCATCACTATTATTGCTTTTCTTGGGAAATCAAGTGGAATCTTGTTAACAG GTCTCCCCATAAATGAAGTGAATGCCTGGAAGATCTTAGTAGTATTTGTTATAGTAG GTTGGATTCTGATAGATGCATGTCCTGAATATAGCTTGTCCACTGTCCCAGCTTGTTCTTTTTTACT AGGCTGGTACACTTCCCCTTCAGATTCTTTTTCATCCCTGTGA
- the LOC126599126 gene encoding uncharacterized protein LOC126599126 isoform X1 encodes MERGVQRWVVDISEWDPSPHDFSSALSLLPPLEQSSVTRFVQMEDRKRALVSRLLQYALAHQVLAIPFHEIIINRTLEGKPYLECGHACVDFPNFNFNASHHGDYVAIASEPLCLVGVDIVSVVIPQKETPIEFVKNFSSCFSSFEWDNILNAGTSDDILTEFYRYWCLKEAYVKAIGSSIAYGLDKVEFHHSCWTNISVNIEGKLMREWRFWLRELGKGHLFSVKPQVSIARGHPRSATESYMRTLKQAEFGEEEYQTALHLPNAGFVSRTVEQLVTVLQKARDPLNHL; translated from the exons ATGGAGAGAGGGGTGCAGAGATGGGTTGTGGACATATCAGAGTGGGACCCATCTCCCCATGATTTCtcctctgctctctctctcctccctccacTTGAGCAATCATCTGTCACCAg ATTTGTACAGATGGAAGACCGCAAGCGGGCGCTTGTGAGCCGCTTGCTTCAGTATGCTCTTGCACATCAAGTGTTGGCAATTCCGTTTCATGAAATTATCATCAACCGCACCTTGGAAGGCAAGCCGTATCTG GAATGTGGCCACGCTTGCGTGGATTTTCCCAATTTTAACTTCAATGCATCGCATCATGGCGACTATGTTGCCATAGCATCGGAACCTCTGTGCCTGGTGGGGGTGGACATTGTTTCGGTAGTCATTCCGCAGAAAGAGACGCCTATTGAGTTTGTTAAAAACTTCTCCTCATGCTTTTCAAGTTTTGAATGGGATAATATACTCAACGCTGGAACCTCGGATGATATTCTGACTGAGTTTTACAG ATATTGGTGTTTGAAAGAAGCTTACGTCAAAGCAATTGGGAGCAGTATAGCATATGGTTTGGACAAAGTGGAATTTCATCACAGTTGCTGGACAAATATTTCTGTAAACATTGAGGGGAAGCTTATGAGAGAATGGCGATTTTGGCTTCGCGAGCTAGGGAAGGGACATTTG TTTTCGGTAAAACCGCAGGTCTCCATTGCTAGGGGTCATCCAAGATCAGCTACTGAGAGTTACATGAGAACATTAAAACAGGCGGAGTTCGGCGAGGAGGAATATCAAACAGCTCTTCATCTTCCAAATGCCGGATTTGTCTCGAGAACGGTAGAGCAACTCGTTACAGTTTTACAGAAAGCTAGGGACCCATTGAACCACCTATGA
- the LOC126599126 gene encoding uncharacterized protein LOC126599126 isoform X2: protein MERGVQRWVVDISEWDPSPHDFSSALSLLPPLEQSSVTRFVQMEDRKRALVSRLLQYALAHQVLAIPFHEIIINRTLEGKPYLECGHACVDFPNFNFNASHHGDYVAIASEPLCLVGVDIVSVVIPQKETPIEFVKNFSSCFSSFEWDNILNAGTSDDILTEFYRYWCLKEAYVKAIGSSIAYGLDKVEFHHSCWTNISVNIEGKLMREWRFWLRELGKGHLVSIARGHPRSATESYMRTLKQAEFGEEEYQTALHLPNAGFVSRTVEQLVTVLQKARDPLNHL, encoded by the exons ATGGAGAGAGGGGTGCAGAGATGGGTTGTGGACATATCAGAGTGGGACCCATCTCCCCATGATTTCtcctctgctctctctctcctccctccacTTGAGCAATCATCTGTCACCAg ATTTGTACAGATGGAAGACCGCAAGCGGGCGCTTGTGAGCCGCTTGCTTCAGTATGCTCTTGCACATCAAGTGTTGGCAATTCCGTTTCATGAAATTATCATCAACCGCACCTTGGAAGGCAAGCCGTATCTG GAATGTGGCCACGCTTGCGTGGATTTTCCCAATTTTAACTTCAATGCATCGCATCATGGCGACTATGTTGCCATAGCATCGGAACCTCTGTGCCTGGTGGGGGTGGACATTGTTTCGGTAGTCATTCCGCAGAAAGAGACGCCTATTGAGTTTGTTAAAAACTTCTCCTCATGCTTTTCAAGTTTTGAATGGGATAATATACTCAACGCTGGAACCTCGGATGATATTCTGACTGAGTTTTACAG ATATTGGTGTTTGAAAGAAGCTTACGTCAAAGCAATTGGGAGCAGTATAGCATATGGTTTGGACAAAGTGGAATTTCATCACAGTTGCTGGACAAATATTTCTGTAAACATTGAGGGGAAGCTTATGAGAGAATGGCGATTTTGGCTTCGCGAGCTAGGGAAGGGACATTTG GTCTCCATTGCTAGGGGTCATCCAAGATCAGCTACTGAGAGTTACATGAGAACATTAAAACAGGCGGAGTTCGGCGAGGAGGAATATCAAACAGCTCTTCATCTTCCAAATGCCGGATTTGTCTCGAGAACGGTAGAGCAACTCGTTACAGTTTTACAGAAAGCTAGGGACCCATTGAACCACCTATGA
- the LOC126599126 gene encoding uncharacterized protein LOC126599126 isoform X3: MEDRKRALVSRLLQYALAHQVLAIPFHEIIINRTLEGKPYLECGHACVDFPNFNFNASHHGDYVAIASEPLCLVGVDIVSVVIPQKETPIEFVKNFSSCFSSFEWDNILNAGTSDDILTEFYRYWCLKEAYVKAIGSSIAYGLDKVEFHHSCWTNISVNIEGKLMREWRFWLRELGKGHLFSVKPQVSIARGHPRSATESYMRTLKQAEFGEEEYQTALHLPNAGFVSRTVEQLVTVLQKARDPLNHL; encoded by the exons ATGGAAGACCGCAAGCGGGCGCTTGTGAGCCGCTTGCTTCAGTATGCTCTTGCACATCAAGTGTTGGCAATTCCGTTTCATGAAATTATCATCAACCGCACCTTGGAAGGCAAGCCGTATCTG GAATGTGGCCACGCTTGCGTGGATTTTCCCAATTTTAACTTCAATGCATCGCATCATGGCGACTATGTTGCCATAGCATCGGAACCTCTGTGCCTGGTGGGGGTGGACATTGTTTCGGTAGTCATTCCGCAGAAAGAGACGCCTATTGAGTTTGTTAAAAACTTCTCCTCATGCTTTTCAAGTTTTGAATGGGATAATATACTCAACGCTGGAACCTCGGATGATATTCTGACTGAGTTTTACAG ATATTGGTGTTTGAAAGAAGCTTACGTCAAAGCAATTGGGAGCAGTATAGCATATGGTTTGGACAAAGTGGAATTTCATCACAGTTGCTGGACAAATATTTCTGTAAACATTGAGGGGAAGCTTATGAGAGAATGGCGATTTTGGCTTCGCGAGCTAGGGAAGGGACATTTG TTTTCGGTAAAACCGCAGGTCTCCATTGCTAGGGGTCATCCAAGATCAGCTACTGAGAGTTACATGAGAACATTAAAACAGGCGGAGTTCGGCGAGGAGGAATATCAAACAGCTCTTCATCTTCCAAATGCCGGATTTGTCTCGAGAACGGTAGAGCAACTCGTTACAGTTTTACAGAAAGCTAGGGACCCATTGAACCACCTATGA
- the LOC126604142 gene encoding uncharacterized protein LOC126604142, whose product MYRSTANRLLRLFGAPLVSNSNIHMLQFRPLQSLVSRTHFSTTVNSEPFVDKPPSFANSTSSTAGEFPNVSNSTSSTASHTRKSRVEYQDEQARVLQASLPHVIRLGWSEAAMIAGARDVGVSPSIVGSFPRKEGTLVEFFMDDCLQRLIDRIESSTDELKSLILSDRITKLIRIRLEMQAPYISKWPQALSIQAQPVNVPTSFKQRAMLVDEIWHGAGDDTADFQWYVKRTVLGGIYSTTEIYMLTDDSPDFRDTWAFLDNRVKDAFDLKKTIQEATYLAEAVGAGMGTSFQGFVKRVFQG is encoded by the coding sequence ATGTACAGATCCACAGCGAATCGGCTTCTCCGGCTCTTTGGCGCACCCTTGGTTAGCAATAGCAATATCCATATGCTTCAGTTCCGTCCTCTTCAATCCCTCGTTAGTCGTACTCACTTTTCCACCACTGTGAACTCTGAACCATTTGTTGATAAACCCCCTAGTTTTGCAAATTCCACATCATCAACGGCTGGTGAATTCCCTAATGTTTCGAATTCCACGTCATCAACAGCCAGTCACACGAGGAAGTCGAGAGTAGAATACCAAGATGAGCAAGCTCGTGTGCTCCAGGCCTCGCTTCCCCATGTGATAAGGTTGGGATGGAGCGAAGCCGCAATGATTGCTGGTGCAAGGGATGTTGGTGTGTCTCCATCTATTGTTGGATCATTTCCAAGGAAGGAGGGCACCCTGGTGGAGTTTTTCATGGATGACTGTTTGCAGAGGCTTATTGATAGAATCGAGTCCAGTACAGATGAGCTGAAAAGTTTGATACTCAGTGACCGTATCACCAAGCTTATCCGTATTCGCTTAGAAATGCAGGCACCCTACATATCGAAATGGCCTCAAGCTCTTAGCATCCAGGCACAACCAGTGAATGTTCCCACAAGTTTTAAGCAAAGGGCGATGCTTGTGGATGAGATCTGGCATGGTGCTGGTGACGACACCGCTGATTTTCAGTGGTATGTGAAGCGGACTGTCCTCGGAGGAATATACTCCACAACTGAGATTTACATGCTTACCGACGATTCCCCAGATTTTCGTGATACATGGGCATTCTTGGATAATCGGGTGAAAGATGCTTTTGACTTGAAGAAAACCATTCAGGAGGCAACATACTTGGCAGAAGCTGTCGGTGCTGGGATGGGGACTTCTTTCCAAGGATTTGTGAAGAGAGTCTTTCAGGGCTAA
- the LOC126604149 gene encoding uncharacterized protein LOC126604149 isoform X1: MESGGKGREEEPDGMSVRSPCNASPSSASSLPKDQSEIELELILLEALEFYPLTKLQGIHRHFVLYGLMDFLQRRFDRYFSSDEVLQLLDRFYNLEMLKPDDDEMEILNHEEDFCLPPSFFVKEEP; encoded by the exons ATGGAAAGTGGTGGCAAAGGAAGAGAAGAGGAACCAGATGGCATGTCTGTACGCTCTCCATGCAACGCTTCCCCTTCCTCTGCTTCTTCTCTCCCCAAG GACCAATCAGAGATTGAGTTGGAGCTTATACTGCTAGAAGCTCTTGAATTTTATCCCCTGACGAAATTACAAG GCATACATCGTCACTTTGTCCTTTATGGTTTAATGGATTTTCTGCAGAGAAG GTTTGACCGGTACTTCTCTTCTGACGAGGTTCTGCAATTGCTAGATCGGTTCTACAACTTGGAAATGCTG AAGCCAGACGATGACGAGATGGAAATCCTGAATCATGAGGAAGATTTTTGCTTGCCTCCAAGTTTCTTTGTTAAGGAAGAACCATAA
- the LOC126604149 gene encoding uncharacterized protein LOC126604149 isoform X2, with the protein MESGGKGREEEPDGMSVRSPCNASPSSASSLPKDQSEIELELILLEALEFYPLTKLQGIHRHFVLYGLMDFLQRRFDRYFSSDEVLQLLDRFYNLEMLPDDDEMEILNHEEDFCLPPSFFVKEEP; encoded by the exons ATGGAAAGTGGTGGCAAAGGAAGAGAAGAGGAACCAGATGGCATGTCTGTACGCTCTCCATGCAACGCTTCCCCTTCCTCTGCTTCTTCTCTCCCCAAG GACCAATCAGAGATTGAGTTGGAGCTTATACTGCTAGAAGCTCTTGAATTTTATCCCCTGACGAAATTACAAG GCATACATCGTCACTTTGTCCTTTATGGTTTAATGGATTTTCTGCAGAGAAG GTTTGACCGGTACTTCTCTTCTGACGAGGTTCTGCAATTGCTAGATCGGTTCTACAACTTGGAAATGCTG CCAGACGATGACGAGATGGAAATCCTGAATCATGAGGAAGATTTTTGCTTGCCTCCAAGTTTCTTTGTTAAGGAAGAACCATAA
- the LOC126600071 gene encoding calcium-dependent protein kinase 1-like, translating into MGNTCVGPSISKNGFFQSVSAVMWPNRSPDDSVHTNGEAVTETSSPKEPESPMPVLDKPPEQVTIPKPETEPKQSAKPKTLPQMKRVPSAGLAGSVLQTKTGKLKEFYSLGRKLGQGQFGITFLCVEKATGKEYACKSIAKRKLITDEDVEDVRREIQIMHHLAGHPNVISIKGAYEDAVAVHVVMELCAGGELFDRIIQRGHYTERKAAELTRTIVGVVEACHSLGVMHRDLKPENFLFVSQDEDALLKTIDFGLSIFLKPGVKFTDVVGSPYYVAPEVLRKRYGPEADVWSAGVILYILLSGVPPFWAESEQGIFEQVLNGDLDFESDPWPSISDGAKDLVRRMLVRDPKRRLTAHEVLCHPWVQVDGVAPDKALDSAVLSRLKQFSAMNKLKKMALRVIAERLSEEEIAGLKEMFKMIDTDNSGQITFDELKAGLKRFGATLEESEIYDLMQAADVDNSGTIDYGEFVAATLHLNKIEREDHLFSAFSYFDKDGSGYITSDELQVACEEFGIEDVRLEEMIREVDQDNDGRIDYNEFVAMMQKGNFVGPGKKGLQSSFSIAFR; encoded by the exons ATGGGAAATACTTGTGTTGGACCGAGCATTTCCAAGAATGGTTTCTTCCAATCAGTTTCAGCTGTAATGTGGCCAAACCGGTCGCCTGATGACTCAGTTCACACAAACGGAGAAGCTGTCACTGAGACATCATCACCTAAGGAACCTGAGTCACCTATGCCAGTATTAGATAAACCACCAGAGCAAGTGACAATACCAAAACCAGAAACCGAGCCAAAACAATCCGCAAAACCCAAGACGCTACCGCAGATGAAGAGGGTCCCTAGTGCAGGACTCGCTGGTTCGGTGTTACAAACGAAAACTGGAAAGTTAAAGGAGTTTTACAGTTTGGGGAGGAAACTAGGACAAGGGCAGTTTGGAATTACGTTTCTGTGTGTGGAGAAGGCGACTGGGAAAGAGTATGCGTGCAAATCAATTGCAAAAAGGAAGTTAATAACTGATGAGGATGTGGAGGATGTGAGGAGGGAAATTCAGATCATGCACCATTTGGCAGGGCACCCAAATGTTATATCTATTAAGGGAGCTTATGAGGATGCTGTAGCAGTTCATGTTGTAATGGAATTATGTGCAGGAGGTGAGCTGTTTGATAGGATTATCCAGCGTGGGCATTATACAGAAAGAAAGGCAGCTGAGCTAACTAGGACTATAGTTGGAGTTGTCGAAGCTTGCCATTCATTGGGAGTTATGCATCGAGACCTTAAGCCGGAGAATTTTCTTTTTGTCAGTCAGGATGAGGATGCACTACTGAAAACTATTGATTTTGGATTATCTATTTTCTTGAAGCCAG GAGTAAAATTTACTGATGTGGTTGGAAGCCCATATTATGTTGCACCTGAAGTGTTACGCAAGCGTTATGGTCCAGAAGCAGATGTCTGGAGTGCAGGAGTGATCCTTTACATTCTGTTAAGTGGGGTACCTCCATTTTGGGCTG AAAGTGAGCAGGGAATATTTGAACAGGTCCTGAACGGTGACTTAGATTTTGAATCAGACCCTTGGCCTAGTATTTCTGATGGTGCCAAAGATTTAGTGAGGAGAATGCTTGTCCGAGACCCTAAAAGGCGGCTGACAGCACATGAAGTTTTGT GCCACCCCTGGGTGCAAGTTGATGGTGTGGCTCCCGATAAGGCTCTTGATTCTGCAGTTCTAAGTCGCTTAAAACAATTTTCAGCTATGAACAAGCTCAAGAAAATGGCTCTCAGA GTAATTGCAGAGAGGTTGTCTGAAGAAGAAATAGCTGGCCTGAAAGAAATGTTCAAGATGATAGACACTGACAACAGTGGTCAAATTACTTTTGACGAACTCAAGGCCGGATTGAAAAGATTTGGAGCAACTCTGGAGGAGTCTGAAATTTATGATCTAATGCAAGCA GCAGATGTCGATAACAGTGGAACCATTGATTATGGGGAGTTCGTAGCTGCAACATTGCATCTGaacaaaattgagagagaagatCATCTATTTTCAGCTTTCTCCTACTTTGATAAGGATGGAAGTGGCTATATTACTTCAGATGAGCTTCAAGTAGCTTGTGAGGAGTTTGGCATAGAGGATGTTCGCCTCGAAGAGATGATAAGAGAAGTTGATCAGGACAAT GATGGACGCATAGATTACAATGAGTTTGTAGCCATGATGCAAAAAGGAAATTTTGTTGGCCCTGGTAAGAAGGGATTGCAAAGTAGCTTCAGCATTGCCTTTAGATAA